From Clostridiales bacterium, one genomic window encodes:
- a CDS encoding helix-turn-helix domain-containing protein gives MDNLNLNSNVLTIAELCELLHISRKYAYKFIRDNNIKFMQIGRKFYLSRKAVEKLLSMED, from the coding sequence ATGGACAATCTAAATCTCAATTCAAACGTACTTACGATTGCCGAGCTGTGTGAGTTGTTGCATATCTCACGTAAGTATGCTTACAAATTCATTCGGGACAATAATATAAAGTTTATGCAAATAGGTAGGAAGTTCTATTTATCCCGAAAAGCAGTAGAAAAATTGTTATCAATGGAGGACTAA
- a CDS encoding site-specific integrase, with amino-acid sequence MIAGRLAKKNDYFYIVLSYSDDAGNRKEKWVKTGLKIRGNKAKADEMLLEYRTNFDVTTGKLKSAQEEAVKIESDPADILFGDYLLQWCEDIKSTVELSTYAGYRLNIERVIAPYFNERKITLKNLNAHIIDEFYSEKLKIVSANTVIHYHANIRKALQDAYRNDLVPCNYADKAHRPKKADFISNYYNRDELQILFEAVKGHKIEFAVLMAGYYGLRRSEIVGLKWSNVDFEYKTITIKHTVTTCRIDGKSVRIAKDRAKTKKSIRSLPLIPPIYDFLIRMKKQEAMNREFFGSNYITKYDDYIYKEKNGELVKPDFVTDSFKWQVSKIPELPKIRFHGLRHSCAALLRHEGVPMEDIQKWLGHSQITTTESIYAHFDTERHLSSAQKILNAFTSDSSDT; translated from the coding sequence ATGATAGCCGGTAGGTTGGCAAAGAAGAATGATTATTTTTACATAGTTTTGAGCTATTCCGATGATGCAGGCAATCGGAAAGAAAAGTGGGTCAAAACGGGATTAAAGATCAGAGGTAATAAAGCAAAAGCCGATGAAATGCTTTTGGAGTATAGGACAAACTTCGATGTCACTACCGGAAAGCTGAAATCCGCGCAAGAAGAAGCGGTTAAAATCGAATCCGATCCTGCGGATATTTTATTCGGAGATTATCTTTTGCAGTGGTGCGAAGATATAAAGAGTACGGTTGAGCTATCTACTTATGCCGGATATAGGTTAAACATAGAGCGTGTTATTGCGCCGTACTTTAACGAACGGAAAATAACGCTTAAAAACTTAAACGCACATATTATTGATGAGTTTTACAGCGAGAAGTTGAAAATAGTGTCCGCTAATACGGTTATACATTATCACGCTAACATTAGAAAGGCGTTGCAAGATGCTTATAGGAACGATTTGGTTCCTTGCAACTATGCCGATAAAGCGCATCGTCCGAAAAAAGCGGATTTTATAAGCAATTACTATAATCGTGACGAATTACAGATATTATTTGAAGCGGTAAAAGGTCATAAAATAGAATTTGCTGTCTTGATGGCGGGTTATTATGGTCTTAGACGCAGTGAAATAGTCGGACTAAAATGGTCTAATGTGGATTTCGAGTACAAGACTATAACTATTAAACATACAGTAACAACTTGTCGTATCGATGGCAAAAGTGTGCGAATTGCAAAAGACAGAGCTAAAACAAAAAAGAGTATCCGCTCACTGCCACTTATCCCGCCGATATATGATTTTCTTATTCGTATGAAAAAACAGGAAGCTATGAACAGAGAATTTTTCGGCAGCAATTATATAACGAAATACGATGACTATATATATAAGGAAAAGAACGGAGAATTAGTCAAGCCCGATTTTGTAACCGATAGTTTCAAATGGCAAGTAAGCAAGATCCCCGAACTTCCTAAAATTCGCTTTCACGGTTTGCGTCATAGTTGTGCGGCACTACTAAGACATGAAGGTGTACCAATGGAAGATATACAGAAATGGCTTGGTCACAGTCAGATAACAACGACAGAAAGCATATACGCGCACTTCGATACAGAAAGACACCTAAGCTCGGCGCAAAAGATACTTAACGCTTTTACATCCGACTCTTCTGACACATAG